A portion of the Corynebacterium jeikeium genome contains these proteins:
- a CDS encoding carbohydrate ABC transporter substrate-binding protein, translating to MKNFKRLSALCAAGLMATAGLVACSSDDAVADGGVYFLNFKPEQDAAYQKIAKAYTDKTGVQVKVVTAASNSYEQTLKAEIGKKDAPTLFQVNGPAGLRTWQEYMADMSDTEIAQNLNEGIEPLKGEDGKVYGVPFAVEGFGLIYNEEIMDKYFALPDAKAKSIDEIKAFGKLKEVAEDMQAKKDKLGISGTFASTSLASGEDWRWQTHLANGPVHYEFEDLGTKETADVKFKYNKEFKNLFDLYLNNSTVEKTLAPSKAVSDSMAEFAQGKAAMVQNGNWAWSQINDVSGNVVKQDKIKFMPMYMGLKDEDKTGISVGTENYLTVNSKASEASQKATKDFVNWLFNTDEGKKYVVEDLGFIAPFQNFTEADTPNDPLAKEVAAAIENEDLTTIPWDFQYFPSQQFKDDFGAALAQYASGKMPWDKVVETFADSWNAESPNN from the coding sequence GTGAAGAACTTCAAGCGCCTTTCAGCTCTGTGTGCAGCAGGCCTGATGGCAACCGCTGGTTTGGTTGCGTGCTCGAGTGATGATGCGGTTGCAGATGGTGGTGTCTACTTCCTTAACTTCAAGCCGGAGCAGGATGCCGCATATCAGAAGATTGCGAAGGCATACACTGACAAGACTGGTGTCCAGGTCAAGGTCGTTACTGCTGCTTCGAATTCCTATGAGCAAACTCTGAAGGCCGAGATTGGTAAAAAGGACGCGCCAACACTGTTCCAAGTCAATGGTCCGGCGGGCCTGCGTACTTGGCAGGAATACATGGCAGACATGTCTGACACTGAGATCGCACAAAACCTCAACGAGGGCATCGAGCCGCTGAAGGGCGAGGACGGCAAGGTATACGGCGTCCCGTTTGCAGTCGAGGGGTTTGGCCTGATCTATAACGAAGAGATCATGGACAAGTACTTCGCGCTGCCCGATGCCAAGGCCAAGAGCATCGACGAGATTAAGGCCTTCGGAAAGCTGAAGGAAGTTGCTGAGGACATGCAGGCCAAGAAGGACAAGCTGGGGATTTCCGGCACCTTCGCTTCCACCTCGCTTGCATCCGGTGAGGATTGGCGCTGGCAGACACACTTGGCCAACGGACCGGTTCATTATGAATTCGAGGACCTTGGCACCAAGGAAACCGCTGATGTGAAGTTCAAGTACAACAAGGAGTTCAAGAACCTCTTTGATCTGTACCTGAATAACTCCACTGTCGAAAAGACTCTGGCCCCGTCGAAGGCTGTGTCCGACTCGATGGCGGAATTCGCCCAGGGCAAGGCCGCTATGGTTCAGAATGGCAACTGGGCATGGTCCCAGATCAACGATGTCTCCGGCAACGTGGTCAAGCAGGACAAGATTAAGTTCATGCCTATGTACATGGGCCTGAAGGACGAGGATAAGACCGGCATCTCGGTTGGTACTGAGAACTACCTGACGGTCAACTCCAAGGCTTCGGAGGCTTCCCAAAAGGCAACGAAGGACTTCGTCAATTGGCTGTTCAACACCGATGAGGGCAAGAAGTACGTCGTCGAGGATCTCGGATTCATCGCTCCGTTCCAGAACTTCACTGAAGCCGACACTCCGAATGACCCGCTGGCCAAGGAAGTGGCCGCAGCAATTGAGAACGAGGACCTGACCACCATCCCGTGGGACTTCCAGTACTTCCCGTCGCAGCAGTTCAAGGATGATTTTGGCGCAGCGCTGGCGCAGTACGCTTCCGGAAAGATGCCGTGGGACAAGGTTGTCGAGACTTTCGCCGACAGCTGGAATGCGGAATCTCCGAACAATTAA
- a CDS encoding sugar ABC transporter permease, producing the protein MQATLKKYFPVFVLPTLIAFAIAFLVPFVIGFFLSFTDFTTITNAQWVGIENYQKAFSEREGFVASFGFTLMVVVVSIITVNLFAFWIAWILTRKLKGTNFFRTVFFMPNLIGGIVLGYTWQSMINAVLASYGTTIVSDWKFGYAGLIILINWQLVGYMMIIYIAGLQNVPPELIEAAEIDGAGRWEILRHVTIPMVMPSITICLFLTLSNTFKLFDQNLALTNGAPGSETEMVALNIVNTMFNRIGVEGVGQAKAVIFVVVVVAIAMLQLRATRSKEVEA; encoded by the coding sequence ATGCAAGCAACATTGAAAAAGTATTTCCCAGTTTTCGTGCTACCCACGCTGATTGCCTTTGCAATCGCGTTCCTGGTGCCGTTCGTTATCGGTTTCTTCCTATCATTTACTGACTTCACAACCATCACTAATGCGCAGTGGGTTGGTATCGAGAACTACCAGAAGGCCTTTAGTGAGCGCGAGGGCTTCGTCGCCTCCTTCGGATTCACTCTCATGGTGGTTGTTGTTTCCATCATTACTGTGAACTTGTTCGCGTTCTGGATCGCATGGATTCTGACGCGCAAGCTGAAGGGCACGAACTTCTTCCGCACAGTCTTCTTCATGCCGAACCTTATCGGTGGCATCGTGCTCGGTTATACCTGGCAGTCGATGATTAACGCCGTGCTGGCATCGTACGGTACGACGATTGTGTCCGACTGGAAGTTCGGTTACGCCGGTCTGATCATCCTCATCAACTGGCAGCTGGTCGGTTACATGATGATTATCTATATTGCCGGTCTGCAGAATGTCCCACCGGAGCTCATCGAAGCTGCGGAGATTGATGGCGCCGGACGCTGGGAGATTCTGCGGCACGTTACTATCCCGATGGTCATGCCATCGATTACCATTTGCCTCTTCTTGACTCTGTCGAACACTTTCAAACTCTTCGATCAAAACTTGGCCCTGACCAATGGTGCGCCGGGTTCAGAGACAGAAATGGTTGCTCTGAACATCGTCAACACCATGTTCAACCGAATTGGTGTGGAGGGCGTTGGTCAAGCCAAGGCAGTAATATTCGTCGTCGTGGTCGTAGCGATCGCGATGCTGCAGCTGCGTGCTACTCGCAGCAAGGAAGTGGAGGCATAA
- the ugpC gene encoding sn-glycerol-3-phosphate ABC transporter ATP-binding protein UgpC: protein MATVTFADATRIYPGATKPSVDKFNLEIADGEFLVLVGPSGCGKSTTLRMLAGLEEVNEGKIFIGDRDVTNVSPKDRDIAMVFQNYALYPHMTVRENMGFALKIAGVDKDEIDRRVEEAAKTLDLTQFLDRKPKALSGGQRQRVAMGRAIVRKPQVFLMDEPLSNLDAKLRVQTRTQIAAMQRRMGVTTMYVTHDQTEALTMGDRIAVINFGVLQQVGTPRELYETPANEFVAGFIGSPAMNLGTFNVSNGYATLGEAKIKLPEATLAAITPEDQNQIIVGFRPEAFDLVEGPGDDVIPVQVNLVEELGSDAFMYGDLVGGGALSSGSSSNPDEEEHGQVVIRTAPRTAPKLGSVVYGKIRPGMLHLFSKSTGMRLPA from the coding sequence ATGGCTACTGTGACTTTTGCTGATGCCACTCGCATTTACCCTGGTGCGACGAAGCCTTCTGTGGACAAGTTCAACTTGGAAATTGCCGATGGCGAGTTCCTGGTTCTGGTGGGCCCCTCCGGTTGTGGTAAGTCCACAACACTGCGCATGCTTGCCGGTCTGGAAGAGGTCAATGAGGGCAAGATTTTCATTGGAGATCGTGATGTGACCAATGTCTCGCCCAAGGATCGCGATATTGCGATGGTCTTCCAGAACTACGCCCTGTACCCGCATATGACGGTGCGCGAGAACATGGGCTTCGCGCTCAAGATTGCTGGTGTGGACAAGGACGAGATTGACCGTCGTGTCGAAGAAGCTGCGAAGACCCTGGATCTAACTCAGTTCCTGGATCGTAAGCCTAAGGCTCTATCCGGTGGTCAGCGTCAGCGTGTGGCAATGGGGCGTGCGATTGTGCGCAAGCCGCAGGTGTTCCTGATGGACGAGCCGTTGTCGAACCTGGACGCGAAGCTGCGTGTTCAAACCCGTACTCAGATTGCGGCCATGCAGCGTCGGATGGGTGTGACCACCATGTATGTCACCCACGACCAGACTGAGGCGCTGACCATGGGCGACCGCATCGCGGTCATTAACTTCGGTGTTCTGCAGCAGGTCGGTACCCCGCGGGAACTCTACGAAACCCCGGCAAACGAATTCGTCGCGGGCTTCATTGGTTCGCCTGCGATGAACCTGGGCACGTTCAACGTCTCTAATGGTTACGCCACGTTGGGCGAGGCCAAGATTAAGCTGCCGGAAGCCACACTTGCTGCAATCACGCCGGAGGATCAGAACCAGATTATCGTGGGCTTCCGTCCGGAGGCATTCGACCTGGTCGAGGGTCCGGGCGATGACGTCATTCCGGTGCAGGTTAACTTGGTCGAGGAGTTGGGCTCCGATGCATTCATGTATGGAGACCTCGTCGGTGGCGGAGCACTGAGCTCCGGATCTTCCTCTAACCCGGACGAAGAGGAACACGGTCAGGTGGTTATTCGTACCGCCCCGCGCACCGCGCCGAAGTTGGGCTCGGTAGTTTACGGCAAGATTCGTCCGGGCATGCTGCACCTGTTCTCGAAGTCGACTGGTATGCGCCTTCCGGCCTAA
- a CDS encoding DUF4032 domain-containing protein has translation MSETMKIAATTVASKLLRLPWHIPLEQWPDDLLAALPQGISRHIVRFVNLDDRVIAVKEIGEFTAHHEYRMLRDLVRLGAPSVRPLAVITGRKDPDGEPLTAALVTEHLEYSLPYRAVFSQQVTRETVVRLIDSLVVLLVRLHLLGFYWGDVSLSNTLFRRDADAFSAYLVDAETGDLQGTLSDSRRLYDVDVAHTNIIGELMDLQAGGFLDPELDVIAVGRRIIERYEDLWQELTGEESIGVEEPWLVDERIRRLNDLGFDVGELKVTSDGGRVVFRPRVVDAGHHHRQLMRLTGLDVQERQARRMLNSMQTFRLAEGLEGVPLEQVAHRWLREVFEATILAVPEGLRGRLQDAQVFHEVLEHRWYMAEKRRADVPLQEAVQSYVDRVLPGHRDESVCLPASDEVE, from the coding sequence GTGTCGGAAACTATGAAAATAGCCGCGACAACGGTGGCTTCAAAGCTTTTGCGCCTTCCTTGGCATATACCTCTGGAACAGTGGCCAGATGATTTGTTAGCCGCCTTGCCTCAGGGAATTTCGCGACACATTGTTCGATTCGTCAACTTAGATGACCGCGTCATTGCAGTGAAAGAAATTGGTGAGTTCACTGCTCATCATGAGTATCGAATGCTGCGTGACCTGGTCAGGCTCGGTGCTCCATCGGTTCGCCCGCTCGCGGTAATCACCGGCCGGAAGGATCCAGATGGCGAACCGTTAACTGCCGCACTCGTCACAGAACATCTCGAGTATTCGCTGCCGTATCGTGCAGTTTTTTCTCAACAGGTCACCCGCGAAACTGTGGTCCGCCTGATTGACTCGCTGGTAGTCCTGCTAGTTCGGTTACATCTCCTTGGTTTTTACTGGGGCGACGTGTCACTGTCGAACACATTGTTTCGTCGTGACGCAGACGCTTTCTCCGCCTACCTTGTCGACGCGGAAACGGGAGATTTGCAAGGCACACTCTCAGATTCCCGCAGGCTTTACGACGTTGACGTTGCCCATACCAACATCATCGGAGAGCTCATGGATCTGCAGGCCGGCGGATTCCTCGATCCTGAGTTGGACGTAATTGCGGTGGGTAGGCGCATTATTGAGCGTTATGAGGACTTGTGGCAAGAGCTGACGGGGGAAGAATCTATTGGTGTTGAGGAGCCTTGGCTTGTCGATGAGCGGATTCGCAGGCTCAACGACCTCGGTTTCGATGTTGGCGAGCTGAAAGTCACCAGTGATGGTGGCCGTGTTGTGTTCCGACCACGAGTGGTTGACGCAGGGCATCACCATCGGCAGTTAATGCGACTGACGGGGTTGGATGTTCAAGAACGGCAAGCGAGGCGGATGCTCAATAGTATGCAGACCTTTCGGTTGGCGGAAGGTCTTGAAGGGGTTCCGCTAGAGCAGGTTGCGCACCGATGGCTGCGTGAAGTTTTCGAGGCCACAATTCTGGCTGTGCCCGAGGGGCTGCGTGGAAGGCTGCAGGATGCGCAGGTTTTCCACGAGGTCTTGGAGCATCGCTGGTACATGGCAGAAAAACGCCGTGCGGATGTGCCGCTTCAAGAAGCGGTGCAGAGCTACGTGGATCGAGTGTTGCCCGGGCATCGCGACGAGTCCGTATGTCTTCCCGCGAGCGATGAGGTCGAGTAG